A genome region from Calliopsis andreniformis isolate RMS-2024a chromosome 2, iyCalAndr_principal, whole genome shotgun sequence includes the following:
- the Rpl28 gene encoding ribosomal protein L28 isoform X1: MISLKMSSHLNWMIIRNNNAFLLKKRNINKPFSTEPNNLTNLSSYRYSGLIHKKCVGIVDTPDKKGFTVVYKKAKAMKKPAKAMVKCTMKAGARRSLYKLKRLLTKNKYRVDLTKVALRRASAVLRSQKPLPAKKTHATKKAD, from the exons ATGAT ATCGTTAAAAATGTCGTCACACTTAAATTGGATGATTATCCGTAACAACAACGCCTTTCTTCTTAAGAAGCGGAACATTAACAAGCCATTCTCTACG GAACCCAATAATCTGACCAATCTCAGTAGCTATCGCTACTCTGGtttaattcataaaaaatgTGTTGGAATTGTTGACACTCCTGACAAGAAAGGATTTACAGTTGTCTACAAGAAGGCAAAGGCAATGAAAAAACCTGCAAAGGCTATGGTTAAGTGCACAATGAAAGCTGGAGCACGTCGTTCTCTATATAAATTGAAAAGATTGCTTACGAAAAATAAGTATCGTGTGGATTTAACCAAG GTAGCACTGCGTCGTGCTAGTGCCGTATTGCGTTCTCAAAAGCCTTTACCTGCTAAGAAAACGCATGCAACTAAAAAAGCTGATTAA
- the LOC143188401 gene encoding uncharacterized protein LOC143188401 — protein MRLANPCNRIDSTILYIFTCKLIVVHLSIAIDNKSRLSDSTEVFTYEDFLGFFYFLKSGVCTKACDIFVHTHTYVHRCTYVDMYS, from the exons atGCGTTTGGCTAATCCCTGTAATCGA ATAGATAGTACGATCTTGTACATTTTCACTTGTAAGCTAATAGTTGTACATTTATCGATAGCAATAGACAATAAGTCCCGATTATCTGACTCCACTGAAGTATTTACATATGAGGATTTTCTCGGGTTTTTTTATTTCCTCAAATCTGGTGTCTGCACAAAGGCATGCGATATCTTTGTACATAcacatacatacgtacatagATGTACATATGTAGATATGTATTCGTAG
- the LOC143188489 gene encoding ejaculatory bulb-specific protein 3-like gives MKVAVVFLTVVVCALANERYTTKYDNIDLDQILKSDRLLNNYVNCLLDQGSCTPDGKELKKSLPDALENRCTKCSEKQKMGSEKVIRYLIDERPQIWERLSKKYDPTGEHTRRFQDEAKKHGINL, from the exons ATGAAG GTTGCGGTTGTTTTCCTCACCGTGGTGGTCTGCGCTCTGGCAAACGAGAGGTACACTACCAAGTACGACAACATCGATCTGGATCAAATCCTGAAGAGTGACCGTTTGTTGAACAACTACGTAAACTGCCTGCTGGATCAAGGAAGTTGTACACCCGATGGGAAAGAACTTAAAA AATCTCTGCCGGACGCGCTGGAGAATCGATGCACCAAATGCAGCGAGAAACAGAAAATGGGTAGTGAGAAGGTTATCCGGTATTTGATCGACGAG CGACCACAAATCTGGGAGAGACTGTCCAAGAAATACGACCCAACCGGGGAACACACGCGTAGATTCCAGGATGAGGCTAAGAAACACGGTATCAACCTCTAA
- the Rpl28 gene encoding ribosomal protein L28 isoform X2 encodes MSSHLNWMIIRNNNAFLLKKRNINKPFSTEPNNLTNLSSYRYSGLIHKKCVGIVDTPDKKGFTVVYKKAKAMKKPAKAMVKCTMKAGARRSLYKLKRLLTKNKYRVDLTKVALRRASAVLRSQKPLPAKKTHATKKAD; translated from the exons ATGTCGTCACACTTAAATTGGATGATTATCCGTAACAACAACGCCTTTCTTCTTAAGAAGCGGAACATTAACAAGCCATTCTCTACG GAACCCAATAATCTGACCAATCTCAGTAGCTATCGCTACTCTGGtttaattcataaaaaatgTGTTGGAATTGTTGACACTCCTGACAAGAAAGGATTTACAGTTGTCTACAAGAAGGCAAAGGCAATGAAAAAACCTGCAAAGGCTATGGTTAAGTGCACAATGAAAGCTGGAGCACGTCGTTCTCTATATAAATTGAAAAGATTGCTTACGAAAAATAAGTATCGTGTGGATTTAACCAAG GTAGCACTGCGTCGTGCTAGTGCCGTATTGCGTTCTCAAAAGCCTTTACCTGCTAAGAAAACGCATGCAACTAAAAAAGCTGATTAA